The following nucleotide sequence is from Allocatelliglobosispora scoriae.
GACAGCGCTACGAGGACGCCGACGACGACGAAGGGCGCGAGCTGGACCACGACCTCCATCGGCCGCCCGTTGAGCGAGCCGACCACCCAGAACCGGTAGGCGTTGAAGGCCGCCGGATGCAGCAGCGTGATCGCGTAGACGAGCGATCCGAGCGCCGCCCCGATCGCCGTCCCGGCCAGCACCAGCCGTTCCGGACTCGCCCGGCCCCGCCCCGCCGTACCGAGGAGGTAGACGAGCACCGACACCGCGGCGGCACCGGCGAGGGCGAACCACACGTATCCGGCGGCCGTGACGACGCCGAGGTAGGCGATGGCGACGACGATCGCCGCCGAGGCGCCGAGCTCGACGCCGAGGAGCCCCGGATCGGCGAGCGGGTTGCGGGTGAGCCCCTGCATCAGCGCCCCGGCGAGCCCCAGCGCGACGCCGGCTTCGAGGCCGAGCAGCGTACGCGGGACCCGCAGCTCGCGGATGATCGTCGAGTCGATCGACGAGTCGGGGTGCCACAGGACCCGCCAGACCGAGGTGAAGCCGAGCTCGCGGGCGCCGACCCAGATGCTGAGCAGCGCGATCAGGACCAGCAGGCCGAGCCCGACGAGCAGCCCCAGCGCACGCAGCGTCCGGCCGCGGCCGAGCCGGAGCGGCGCGGACAGGCCGACGCTTGAGCCCACCACGCCTCCCCTACGTCGATTCGACTAGGTAAGGCTAACCTAATGTAGGCTCGGCGCAACCATGGACCGACCCCCCGATCCGGAGGTGCACGACGTGCGCACCGTGCTGCGTGACGCGATCACCGGCCAGCGCCGCCACGTGGCGCTCTCCACCCTCTTCGTCACCGGCCACCAGGCCGGCGAGGCGATGGTGCCGTTCATCATCGGCGTCGTCATCGACCGGGCGGTCGCGGGCAGCGCCGCCGACCTCGTCACCTGGCTCGCCGTGCTGGCCGTCGTCTACATCGGACTGAGCTTCAGCTACCGCTTCGGCGAGCGCAGCAGCGAGCGGGCCGCCACCCAGGCCGCGCACGGCGTGCGGATCCGAATCACCGAGCGGGTCCTCGACCATCGGGGCGGTGCCGAGGCCGGACGGCTGCCGGGTGCCCTGGTCAGCATCGCGACCTCCGACGCCTCCCGGGTCGGGGTGGTCAACATCGCGCTGCCCTACTCGATCGCCGCCGTCGCCGCCGTGCTCATCGCGGGCGGGCTGCTGCTGTCGATCTCGCTGCCGCTGGGGCTGCTCGTGCTGCTGGGGACGCCGCCGATGCTGGTACTGGCCCATCTGCTGTCCAAACCACTGGAGCGGCGCAGCGAGACCGAGCAGGATCGGGCGGCACACGCCTCCGGGATCGCGGCGGACCTGCTCACCGGCGTACGGGTGCTCAAGGGGCTGGGCGCCGCGGGGGCTGCGGTGGGGCGCTATCGGCGTACCAGTCGGGAGGCCCTGGGTGCGACGGTGCGCGCGGCGCGGGCGGAGGCCGCCTACGACGGCATGGCGCTGGCCTTGAACGGGATCTTCCTCGCCGTGATCGTGCTGGTCGGCGGGCGGCTCGCGGCCGACGGGCAGATCACCGTCGGGCAGCTCATCTCGGCGGCGGGGCTGGCGCAGTTCCTGATCGGGCCGCTGAGCACCTTCGGCTGGGTCTTCGCCGACATGGCCCAGGCCCGCGCCTCGGCCGCCCGGATCACCGAGGTCCTCACCGCCGCACCGGCCGTGACCGGCGGCGAGACCACGCTGCCCGACCCTGTGCGCGGGCAGGTCACGCTGCACGGGCGCACCGTCGCGCCGGGCGAGCTGATCGGGATCGTCGCCGACCCGGCCGAGGCGTCGGCACTCGTCGCGCGGCTCGGCCGCGAGGCCGAACCGGACGGGCTGCTCGCGCTCGACGGCGTCTCGCTCGCCGACGTCGCGCCAGGCGATCTGCGGGGCGCGCTCCTGGTCGCGACCCACGACGCCGACCTGTTCGAGGAGTCGGTCCGAGCCAACATCTCCGCCGACGCCGACCTCGGTGTGGTGCTCGGCGCGACGACCGCCGACGAGGTGGTGCGGAGCCTGCCGGACGGGCTCGACACCGTGCTCGACGAGCGTGGCAGATCCCTCTCCGGCGGCCAGCGGCAGCGCGTCGCGCTCGCCCGCGCGCTCGCCGCCGACCCGCCCGTGCTCGTGCTGCACGACCCGACCACCGCCGTCGACGCGGTCACCGAGGCACGCATCGCCGACGGCATCCGTCGGCTGCGGCAGGGCCGCACCACGATCCTGATCACGACGAGCCCCGCGCTGCTCGCGGTCACCGACCGGGTGATCGTCCTCCGCGACGGCGCGGTCGCCGCCGACCGGCGGCACGCCGACCTCATCGGCGACGACGAGCTCTACCGATCGGCGGTCCTCGCATGAGGCAGACCCTCCCCGTCGCGAGCGGGCGGCGCACCGCCGCCGTGCTGCGCGAGCTGCTGCGGCCCCGGCGAGGCCTCGCGGTCGGCGCGTTCGCGCTGCTCATCGCCGGGACGACCGCCGGGCTGCTCGCTCCCCCGCTGATCGGCCACATCGTGGACGTGGTCGTCGACCGGCGCGGCGCCGACGCGATCACGGTGCCGTTCCTACTGCTCATCGCGGTGGCCCTCGCCGAGGCGGCGCTCGCCGCCGGTGGCGTGGCGCAGCTCGCGAAGCTCGGCGAAAGCACCCTGGCGGACCTGCGCGAACGCTTCGTCTCCCGAGCGCTGCGGCTGCCGCTGGAGCAGCTCGAACGGGCCGGCACCGGCGACGTCACCTCGCGGGTCACCAACGACGTCACCGTCATCGCCGAGGCCGCCCGCAGCGCCGTGCCCAATCTGGCCCGCGCGCTGCTCACGATCGGCCTCACCATGCTCGGCATGGCCGCGCTGGACTGGCGGTTCCTCCTCGCGGCGCTCGTCGCCGTCCCGGTGCAGCTGCACACCGTGCGGTGGTATTCACGCCGGGCCGTGCCGCTCTACGCCGCGCAGCGGATCGCCGTCGCCGAGCAGCAGCACGACATGCTCGGCACCGTCGGCGGCGCCGCCACCGTGCGGGCCTTCCGGCTCACCGGCGACCACCTGCACCGGGTCGAGCGGCGCTCGCTGCGCGCGGTCGACCTGCTCATGCAGGGCATCCGGCTGCAGACCCGGTTCTACAGCCGTCTGCACGTGGGCGAATACCTCGGGCTCGCGGCGGTCCTGGTCACCGGTTTCCTGCTGGTCCGCGCGGATCAGATCAGCGTGGGTACGGCCACCGCCGCCGCCCTGTTCTTCCTGAGCCTGTTCGGCCCGATCAACACCGCACTGGCCCTCATCGACGACGCCCAGGCCGCCGGTGCGGGCCTCACCCGCCTCGTCGGCGTCGCCGACCTGCCCGAGATCCCGGCCCCCCGGACCGCATCCGCCCCTGCCGACGCGTCGATCACCGCCACGGACCTCTGGTACGAATACGTCCCCGGCCGCACCGTCCTGCGCGGGGTCGGCGTCGAGGTCCGGCCCGGCGAGCGGGTGGCTCTCGTCGGCGCCAGCGGTGCCGGGAAGACGACGCTGGCGAAGCTGATCGCCGGGGTGCACCGGCCGACCAGCGGCACGGTCACCCTCGGCGGCGGATCGGCCGTGCTCATCACCCAGGAGGTGCACGTGTTCGCCGGGACGCTCGGCGACGACCTGCGGCTGGCCCGGCCGGACGCGACCGACGCCGAGCTGCTCGCGGCACTGGAGACGGTGTCATGGGAGGAGCTGCCCGACGGGCTCGACACCGAGGTCGGCGAGGGCGGCCACAGTCTCACGGTCGCGCAGGCGCAGCAGCTGGCGTTCGCCCGGCTGGTGCTCGCCGATCCGCGGATCGTGGTGCTCGACGAGGCGACGGCGGAGGCCGGGAGCGCCGGGGCGCGGGTGCTGGAGCGGGTCGCCGAGGCGGCGCTGGCGGGGCGGACGGCACTGATCGTCGCGCACCGGCTCACCCAGGCCGCGGCGGCCGACCGGATCGTGGTTCTGGAGGACGGGCAGGTCGTCGAGGTCGGCACCCACGCCGAGCTGATCCGCGGCGAGGGCCGCTACGCCGCCCTCTGGTCGGCCTGGTCCACCCAGCGCACCCCGTAACTGCGCACGGCAACACGCCGTCGCAGATTTGCATTGCGCCGTTCAGTTCTGATGGGCTTCGGACGTGGACATCAGCGACGTCATGGCGGTCATCGCAGCCCTCGACGCCGAGGGCGTGCGGCACTGGGTCGCCGGCGGCTGGGGCGTGGACGCCCTGGTGGGACGGCAGACCAGGCCGCATCGCGACCTCGACCTCGCCGTCGACGCCGCCGATGAGGCCACGGCGCTGCGAGCGCTGGCCCGGCTGGGGTATTCGATCGAGACCGACCAGCGCCCCGCGCGGGTCGAGGTGGCCGCCGCGGGTGCCCGGTGGGTCGATCTCCACCCGGTGCGTTTCAACGCCATAGGCTGGGGCCGACAGGCCGATCTATCAGGCGGAAGCTTCACCTATCCACCGGCCGCCTTCGATGCCGGAGTCCTCGCCGACCGCGCCGTCGGCTGCCTCTCGGCGAGCCAGCAGCTCTGCTTCCGGACCGGGTACGAATTGCGCGACGTCGATCGTCACGATATCACGCTGCTCACAGCCTTGCTCTGATCGAGCGACAGACTGCATATAGCCGTCCGGTTATTGCAGCCTTCTCCTTAAATATTGCGTGATTCGATCAACCCTGCAAAAGTGTTACCGGTTACGGCCGAGAGAGGCGCATGTGAACGTTTAACGCGTTCAATGCGTCGACTTTGCCCTGCTCGGCGCCGCCCGTGCGCCTGCTGGGCGATTCGAAGAGACCTGGGGGAGGTCCGATGGTGTTCCTGGATTCCGCATCGAGCAGCGATTGCGCTCGATGGGTCGGCACCGGTATCGCACGCGGTGTGACCACCAACGCCACCATTCTTCGCCGAGCGGGAGAGCTCGCGGTCGGCGTCGCCGTCAAGAACATCCTGGCCCACGAGCCGGATGAGCTCCACGTCCAAGTCATCTCCGAGGATGACGGCCAAGCCTTCGACCAGGCGGTCCAGCTCGCCGAGCTGGACTCGCGGATCCGCGTGAAGATCCCGTTCGTCACGTCGCAGGGGCGCTACCGGGCCGCCCTGATCCGGCGGGCGATCGCCGTCGGCATCCCCGTCAACGTCACCGCCTGCACCTCGCTGCCGCAGGCGTTCACCGCGCTGTCGCTGGGGCCGGCCTTCGTCAGCATCCTGTGGTGCCGGACCCGCGATGCCGGCGA
It contains:
- a CDS encoding nucleotidyltransferase domain-containing protein, coding for MDISDVMAVIAALDAEGVRHWVAGGWGVDALVGRQTRPHRDLDLAVDAADEATALRALARLGYSIETDQRPARVEVAAAGARWVDLHPVRFNAIGWGRQADLSGGSFTYPPAAFDAGVLADRAVGCLSASQQLCFRTGYELRDVDRHDITLLTALL
- a CDS encoding iron chelate uptake ABC transporter family permease subunit, whose translation is MRALGLLVGLGLLVLIALLSIWVGARELGFTSVWRVLWHPDSSIDSTIIRELRVPRTLLGLEAGVALGLAGALMQGLTRNPLADPGLLGVELGASAAIVVAIAYLGVVTAAGYVWFALAGAAAVSVLVYLLGTAGRGRASPERLVLAGTAIGAALGSLVYAITLLHPAAFNAYRFWVVGSLNGRPMEVVVQLAPFVVVGVLVALSLAQPLNAMALGDEAGRALGVHIGRTRALGALAVTLLCGAATAGAGPITFIGLIVPHGVRMLVGPDQRWVLPYSMVLAPILLLGADIAGRVVARPAELEVGIVVVAIGAPIFILLARRRRLAQL
- a CDS encoding transaldolase family protein, giving the protein MVFLDSASSSDCARWVGTGIARGVTTNATILRRAGELAVGVAVKNILAHEPDELHVQVISEDDGQAFDQAVQLAELDSRIRVKIPFVTSQGRYRAALIRRAIAVGIPVNVTACTSLPQAFTALSLGPAFVSILWCRTRDAGEDPAQAVADIARRRDRFSGDTRLVIGSIRECDDVTLALRSPADIVTVPPQILETWMQAPGSVAMASQFALDAAELTL
- a CDS encoding ABC transporter ATP-binding protein — translated: MDRPPDPEVHDVRTVLRDAITGQRRHVALSTLFVTGHQAGEAMVPFIIGVVIDRAVAGSAADLVTWLAVLAVVYIGLSFSYRFGERSSERAATQAAHGVRIRITERVLDHRGGAEAGRLPGALVSIATSDASRVGVVNIALPYSIAAVAAVLIAGGLLLSISLPLGLLVLLGTPPMLVLAHLLSKPLERRSETEQDRAAHASGIAADLLTGVRVLKGLGAAGAAVGRYRRTSREALGATVRAARAEAAYDGMALALNGIFLAVIVLVGGRLAADGQITVGQLISAAGLAQFLIGPLSTFGWVFADMAQARASAARITEVLTAAPAVTGGETTLPDPVRGQVTLHGRTVAPGELIGIVADPAEASALVARLGREAEPDGLLALDGVSLADVAPGDLRGALLVATHDADLFEESVRANISADADLGVVLGATTADEVVRSLPDGLDTVLDERGRSLSGGQRQRVALARALAADPPVLVLHDPTTAVDAVTEARIADGIRRLRQGRTTILITTSPALLAVTDRVIVLRDGAVAADRRHADLIGDDELYRSAVLA
- a CDS encoding ABC transporter ATP-binding protein — its product is MRQTLPVASGRRTAAVLRELLRPRRGLAVGAFALLIAGTTAGLLAPPLIGHIVDVVVDRRGADAITVPFLLLIAVALAEAALAAGGVAQLAKLGESTLADLRERFVSRALRLPLEQLERAGTGDVTSRVTNDVTVIAEAARSAVPNLARALLTIGLTMLGMAALDWRFLLAALVAVPVQLHTVRWYSRRAVPLYAAQRIAVAEQQHDMLGTVGGAATVRAFRLTGDHLHRVERRSLRAVDLLMQGIRLQTRFYSRLHVGEYLGLAAVLVTGFLLVRADQISVGTATAAALFFLSLFGPINTALALIDDAQAAGAGLTRLVGVADLPEIPAPRTASAPADASITATDLWYEYVPGRTVLRGVGVEVRPGERVALVGASGAGKTTLAKLIAGVHRPTSGTVTLGGGSAVLITQEVHVFAGTLGDDLRLARPDATDAELLAALETVSWEELPDGLDTEVGEGGHSLTVAQAQQLAFARLVLADPRIVVLDEATAEAGSAGARVLERVAEAALAGRTALIVAHRLTQAAAADRIVVLEDGQVVEVGTHAELIRGEGRYAALWSAWSTQRTP